Proteins encoded together in one Cicer arietinum cultivar CDC Frontier isolate Library 1 chromosome 4, Cicar.CDCFrontier_v2.0, whole genome shotgun sequence window:
- the LOC101492192 gene encoding calcium-dependent protein kinase 4-like, translating into MQKHSFGSKSSSKCTAVLPYQTPRLRDHYLLGKKLGQGQFGTTYLCTHKSSGKLYACKSIPKRKLLCQDDYDDVWREIQIMHHLSEHPNVVQIQGTYEDSVFVHLVMELCAGGELFDRIIQKGHYSEREAAKLIKTIVSVVEACHSLGVMHRDLKPENFLFDTPGEDAQMKATDFGLSVFYKPGQTFHDVVGSPYYVAPEVLCKLYGPEVDVWSAGVILYILLSGVPPFWAETEAGIFRQILHGDLDFVSEPWPSISESAKDLVKQMLDRDPRKRISAHEVLCHPWIVDDKVAPDQPLDSAVLTRLKHFSAMNKLKKMALRVIAERLSEEEIGGLKELFKMIDTDNSGTITYEELKDGLKRVGSNLMESEIKSLMDAADIDNNGTIDYGEFLAATLHLNKMEREENLVAAFAYFDKDGSGYITIDELQQACKDFGLGEVHLDDIIKEIDQDNDGRIDYAEFVAMMKKGDADIVSRSRTMKGNLNFSIADAFGVKDSS; encoded by the exons ATGCAGAAACATAGTTTTGGATCAAAATCATCATCAAAATGCACTGCTGTGTTACCCTATCAAACCCCAAGATTAAGGGATCATTACCTTCTTGGGAAGAAACTTGGGCAAGGACAATTTGGGACAACATATCTTTGCACACACAAATCATCAGGGAAACTTTATGCATGCAAATCAATTCCAAAGAGGAAGCTTTTGTGTCAagatgattatgatgatgtgtGGAGAGAGATTCAGATCATGCACCATTTATCTGAACACCCAAATGTGGTTCAGATTCAAGGGACTTATGAGGATTCTGTGTTTGTGCATTTGGTGATGGAGTTGTGTGCTGGTGGAGAGCTTTTTGATAGGATTATTCAAAAGGGTCATTATAGTGAGAGAGAGGCTGCAAAGTTGATTAAGACTATTGTTAGTGTGGTTGAGGCTTGTCATTCTCTTGGTGTCATGCATAGGGATCTTAAGCCTGAGAATTTCTTGTTTGATACTCCTGGTGAAGATGCTCAAATGAAGGCTACAGATTTTGGTCTCTCTGTGTTCTACAAGCCAG GACAAACCTTTCACGACGTAGTTGGAAGTCCCTACTATGTTGCCCCTGAGGTATTATGTAAGCTATATGGACCAGAAGTTGATGTTTGGAGTGCTGGTGTTATCCTATACATATTACTGAGTGGTGTCCCACCTTTTTGGGCCG AAACCGAAGCGGGAATTTTCAGACAGATTTTACATGGAGATCTTGATTTTGTTTCGGAACCATGGCCAAGTATCTCAGAAAGCGCTAAAGATTTGGTAAAACAGATGCTGGATAGGGACCCTAGGAAAAGAATCTCTGCTCATGAAGTCTTAT GTCACCCTTGGATTGTTGATGATAAAGTTGCACCTGACCAACCTTTGGATTCTGCTGTTTTGACACGCCTAAAGCATTTCTCAGCGATGAATAAACTTAAGAAGATGGCACTACGA gTGATAGCAGAAAGACTTTCGGAGGAAGAAATAGGCGGGTTAAAAGAGTTATTCAAAATGATTGACACTGACAACAGCGGAACAATCACTTATGAGGAACTCAAAGATGGTCTAAAAAGAGTTGGCTCTAATCTCATGGAATCCGAAATTAAATCCCTTATGGACGCG GCTGATATAGACAATAATGGAACAATAGACTACGGTGAATTTCTCGCGGCTACACTGCACTTGAATAAGATGGAAAGAGAAGAGAATTTGGTTGCAGCTTTTGCCTATTTTGATAAAGACGGTAGTGGCTATATCACCATTGACGAGCTTCAACAAGCTTGTAAAGACTTTGGTCTTGGTGAAGTACATCTCGATGACATCATCAAAGAGATTGATCAAGATAAT GATGGGAGAATTGATTATGCGGAGTTTGTGGCAATGATGAAAAAAGGCGATGCAGATATTGTTAGTAGGAGCAGAACCATGAAAGGCAATTTGAATTTCAGTATTGCAGATGCATTTGGAGTGAAAGACTCCTCTTGA